One Methanobacterium bryantii genomic window carries:
- a CDS encoding GNAT family N-acetyltransferase yields MENRIKNNFVIMGEYKNKIVGFAELFLLGCIDMIYVHMDYLRQKIGKMLLECLIKSQKT; encoded by the coding sequence ATGGAAAATAGAATTAAAAATAACTTTGTAATTATGGGAGAATATAAAAATAAAATTGTAGGCTTCGCTGAATTATTTCTTTTAGGCTGTATTGATATGATTTATGTCCATATGGATTATTTAAGGCAAAAAATAGGGAAAATGTTACTGGAATGTCTCATTAAAAGCCAGAAAACTTAA